gtcaatcctaccgatattcacaataaaaaataacactcttagcataaaaagtaatattttttcatggatgacccaaataagatatttgtatcacaaaatacgacccgtgagaccgtttcacacaattttttgtctTTGTTCTTTAGTTACAATTCCAAATTTGACATTGGACTTTTTAAAACCCTACCCTATCAACTAAAttaatactatatatatatacaaatcctaaattgacatcattttaaaattaacacacttaaataaaatttttttaaaaaaaataatatattacgCTTTTAATCTATAATATCCCCTTCTAGATGGATTCCACTATGAATTAATAGGAGTAATCAatttttgccaaaaaaaaaaaattttaaagtcaaattatataatatataataccgTACAATTATTTAATCCTATTAACATTTATACATTGTTTTACCAAGTTCTTGAAACAAAGGCATGATTCTTATCTAATTGAGATGAGAGAGTGGCACAAATTTGGTTCTAATTAAGATGTGAAAGTGGCACTTGTACATGTGGCACTTGCATACATACGCACTGGAAAAATTTACCCATCGCGACATGTCTCATGCTTAGCAGGAGATAGCttgaaaattttcatgtttattataataaatttttaattaattaaaattgtttagataaataatacgtaaatttattaataaataaataacttttgGATTTAGTTGTGTATTATTGGGCTTTTCATTTTATGTGAAAGAAAATTGAAGAATAAAAAGTATGTGAATGATGTATTTgtatcatgtaataaaataaaattgatatgaATGAACTTATATTGAGTTATACTTTATGAAAGTAAAATATTGAGTAGTCAGGAAGCGGTCTATATTCTATAGTGCTCGCTTGTGCAAGGGGTGCAAATTAGTAGCCCGATTTGCATTAGAAAGGTCTGATTTATGTGCAAGTCGACCTGGGTGTGTCGAATGTTGGACCTATCAAAGAAAAAATTCCCCACTtctgttatttattttattttttacatttcGTATGAGACCTATCATTTGGCTGTCTGTTGGTGCTTCGGATGACATCATCTGATATCTGATGGTGCTTTGGTTTGCCAACTTTTGACCTTTCGAATGTCTATCATGTAACTGTCTGTTGGGATCTCGTgtacctataaatagaagtgtcCAGAGTCCTCAAAACACACAACAACAAATGTGTCACTCTTTCTCGTTTTCTTCTCCTACCCCAGTTTTCGTGATAAATTTCAGGTACTTCTTCAGTTCGTCGATGTAATGACATTCGTGATAAGTTACTAAAGGTTTGGTCGTTGTATCATGAGAAAGAATTGTGTTGATCCTTCGAGTACCACCGGAGATGACAAATTTGTTTTTAGAAAATGTATTTGTTCCATGCATCGGTTTAGTATGCAGTTTTATTCCGTTTTATCTACTCATGATTGatatatttgtgatattttatcGTCCTGCATAATATTCcaaattttcttgtgtgtttACGTAGTGTCTAACAAACATGTGATTAATGTGTGTGTacacgtgtatgtgtgtgtgtgtgtatNTCCATTTCGATTTGTCACCTTTATGGCTTTATTTGTCAGCACAAGATTAATGTTTCATAATGTCATTATCGATTTACCGCTAATAACTAATCACTGGTGTTACTTAAGTGGTATCCAATCAAAACAATTTTTCTAtgatatatttgaaatgtttCTTTTCATATGATATGTGACCAAATCTTAGCATTTGGAAATTGGAGGCGGAAGCTTCATCAAGGCTATGATCAATATCTTCTTTCTGCACTTCTTAATTAATTGTTATGCCCTAATGGTTTTCGGAGACGGAAGCTGCCATTCTTGATGCCTTGATTCTGGGTTTCGATCCATGTAATGGAATAGAACACCATATCTTTTTCGAGAGCACATAAACAAATGGAATTCATTCCTCGTATGATTCAAAACAAACATGACCATGCGAGAGTGTATTCCTTTGGCCAAATGGTAGAATATGTGAGGGTTAACAATATTTTCTTTTGgtcaatttttgaataaaatgaAACTCTTAGCATTGGTTCTGATAAACTTCAATTTCTATGCATCACACagattttcaataaaataatttatatgccTCGGATTTATCGTTAATTTTTACAAATGTAATGAATGTACTTTGACCACTAATACATATTATTTGAACGTTCGGCCATTCGGGTGGTTCTCTTGATATTTCTACGAAATAAAGTAAAATTAATTGATATTCATGATATTAAATGATTCCCCACTACCAAATTGTTACCTCGTTAATATATAAAGACACCATAATTTTATGCCTTTTCAAGCAAGCCGTATCCATTAGTCAATATACCGATATTTGCTGGagcattaaaaattataatttttgttataattcaaacaaaataaatattcaaacacaaaattattattttaaaaattattccaACCTTATTATATTTAGCAAGCAGCCCATCGCCTAATAAGAGCTTAGATGGTCGTCtagatcattttttttaaatttaaatatctaattCTTCTTATTTATCTCTATAtttatctaataatttttctatattcaaactcaaaataaataaaatatttatcctcTATATCCGACacaaattgattgaaaaatattttgggcaatctcttttaaaaaaataaaattttaaaaaattctatatATATTGAGCCGCCTTGACAatcgattttttaaaaacactCAGAGGCATCAGCATTCTAAAAATCGAGGCGATAGCAACCGTCCAAAGTCTAAGAGGTGTGAATAAGCTTAATTAATACGGGTTTATTACAAATTAGGTGGTGAAGTAGTTCTGCCCCACCAAGGACTTTCACCAATATTATCAATTCAACGTACACAATTAATTATCTATTAGTTTAATTAAATTAGGTTTTCAAAATATCCAAGATTTGACGCATGCCAGCTTGAAATCCGTGTACAATTTAAATTGTGAAAGAAAACAATAACGATAGTATTAGTATAtacaaaaatcatataattcttaaattatttatgtgagACATTTGGAAATATCTTTCAGCATAAATTGATCATTTTTAGGAATATAGATTTGGGAAGATCATTAAATTAGACAAAGAACgcgatttaatatatttttggaggatgaaattttattttctaataattttttcttgagAATTATAACAAGTTTAGTTTAGGAAGAATATCCCATGAGCTTGGAACATgacatttaatttaaagtaggtcttttgtgagacggtctcacgaatctttatctgtgagacgggtcaactctaccgatattctcaataaaaaagtaataattttagcataaaaagtaatattttttcatggatgacccaaataagatatctatatcataaaatatgatctacgtctcacacaaatttttgccattaATTTATTCCGTGGacacatttattatttatatgcataAAAAGATGGAGATAAACATTGCattatctttcttttttatGCATTAAGAGGTGTTACGGTAGTTGGTCCCGCCTTCCTTGCCATTTAAATTGCTTTATCTTCATACTATTCCATCCACCACAAATTATACCAAGatattatacaaaaaatttataaaaataaattaatttcaaaaaagaaGACAAAAGAGGATTCAATAATGAAGATGGGGACCCCTCCCCTACCTCCCCCAAACCCATttcattcaataattttaaataatatatataatataaaattcaatgttaatttatcaaaaaagtAATTAACCATACGTCATGAACTAACATCACTTCTTTTCATCCTATTCTATATTTATTTCACATttcaaataaattgaaaatattgtaggtgaaaaaaaaatttaataatttaaacacCAAACCACGACGTGTCTATAATTTCAAGCAATCagctgaaaaaatattttaggatTATGTCAAAAGGTAAAAATAtccgtgagacgagtcaatcctacctctattcacaataaaaaataatactcttaacataaaaagtaatattttttcatggatgaaccaaataaaatatccgtctAACAAcatatgattcgtgagaccgtctcacataagttttgtGTTGGAAGAAATTGTTGGTGTAGCCGTGTTTCAACTAATTGATATATGAATATAtgtagggatgtaaatgaaccaaaccgttcgcgagctattcgaagctcggctcgataaaaagctcgtttgagtttgtttgttaatcatatcaaaccaagcccaagctcgattttgagctcgaaaatttaatcaaaccaagctcaagcctaaaGATATTCGGttcgtgagctcgcaaacatgttcgattataggctcgcgagctcgagctcgagctcggctcgtttaggtggctcgtaagcttgagctcgagctcgagctcgagctcgagtcgtttaggtggctcgtaagcttgagcttggctcatttgttgagttgacaaataaaaatattgggACTAATGTCAGTGGAAGGAATTGAATATAagacatgtttgaaaaaatgatggattcacatcatttagtcacaattacatttttaatcttatttgcatatcattatactaaaatgttctttaaaatacaataaataaaataaattaacagaaatacatcaacttattctctttccctaaaaatttacataaccaagtcatatacaagttgaATAACTTTACTATTAGTTTGTGaaggttaattaaaaattttacatgctaaattgaTATGCCATTTgatattaatcaataatttaagttaattatgtcaaattcatttcataatgatgtactgtcttcgatctactatatttaatgaatattctagatgattttcgtgatatcagtatataatgaatattctagatgtatgattttggaatgttcaataatatactgatttatgtttttttagctcttatttgtgtcgttttggttatttatgaatgaatttacatttttatgtctgatttaaaattagtttatagatatatttaatttttaacaagctcgattcaaactcaaactcgagctcaattatATTCTTATCGAGCTCGAGAACGAGGCGAGCTCAAGCCAAGCTTGTTAAACATGCTAaacaagctattaatgaatcaagctcgagcctggcttgattaacatgctaaacgagcttttaacgagccgagctcgagcttttctcgagctcagtaatttcaatacaaaccgagctcgagcctgataatagaagctcgaatcgagctcgagctcgagctcgagcctcaAACAGTCTGaaacaaaccaagctcaagcttgatactgtttggtttggtttggatcgtttacatccctaaaTATATGAATAATGAAAATGTTTGAAAAGTGCATCTCTTAGCCTAATTATATTTAGGCTTGGTGTAAAATATTTGTTAAGTTTTGTAGGAAGGGGACGTTACCTCGTTCTTCAGTTAATTTGTTTGGTTCTATGTATGTATACGTGTATCTATCCCTTCTGACACACTTTGATGATgtcatattttcattttcatacgTCGAACAAAACATACATCGCCTATCTTTTTCACTCAGCAAACCtcagtttcttttcttttatctgaTGATCATTTGAAAACGATCGGGTCAAATCACTGAACTTCCCTTTGTTCGATCCATTCGCAGGTATAATTCATTCATCAAGAACATGTAGGAAAACAGAtcaattctatatatatatatatataaaatcctttacgtattttttattttaatttttatttcaaaaacatAGTGATATTGATATATGTGTGGACATATATACATGAATGGTACTATCTTTTTCCCAGCCTTTTAAACCTACTATCAaccttctctctctctctctctctctctctctctctctttctccCCTTCTTTCTTACTTTATGAAGTACAGTACTGGAGCTGAGAGAGTTTTGGAGACGATGAAGTAGAAGGCAGACGCGTAATTCAATTGAAGGGATCGGATTTCTAGATCATATATCATGTATGCATAGCTGGTAACTAGCTGATTTGCTTTATAGATCTCTAGCTAGCTAACTTCATGTGGTCTTTTTCTATAAAGTTACCAGCATATACGCTAGCTGTGCGAAAATGGGTTTTGTGAgctgaatttttatgattactCTTTGCAAATGGTGATGACATAGCACGTGTATAATCTGATTTTCATCATACCAGGCCAGACCAGGTACTAAATACTATATGcatctatatttatatatactcAATTGTCAAAACCTTTCTTCCTCTGCAAAGTACCCAAGATTTGGTGATGTATATGTATTCAACGATCATTGATTTCTATGGTACTTCTTCAAAAGGTATTTCCAGGAAGTTATAAGTGCGTGCAGAACAAGAATTAAGAGTCTTTTATGAAGAATTCTTGAGTTTTGTGGTTCCAGGGTTTCCGGGTGATGATAATTTATTAGTTAGTGGGTTTTTCCCGGGATTTTTCATCTGAAAAACGAATGATTATTAACATTTtcgaaatttgaatttgatttacaGGGTTCTATGAGAATTTGAGTGGGCGCTGCGACTTCCAAGATAGATATGGCTACGTACTTTCATGGTAACTCAGAAATCCAAGGAAGCGGCGATGGATTACAGACCCTGATTCTCATGAACCCTACTTACGTTGGATTCCCCGAGAATCAACCGCCACAGCCACCCACCAGCAACAACTTCGTGTTCCTTGACTCCAGCAACAATATCAACCTCCCCCACGCGCCGCCGCCTTCCCAAATTCAACATTTTGTCGGCATACCTCTCCAAGGGGCAAGCGCCACTGAAGCTGCCTCGTCGCAAGATCCCTACGGCCAGCATGACGTGTCGGCACTCCACGGTTTTCTATCACGCAATCTTTACAACCAGCAAATAGGCCTCGCGTCCGCGCGTCAGGTCACACGCTCTCATCAGGGGCTTTCTTTGAGCCTTTCGTCGCAGCAGCCGGCCAGCCACAGCTCTTTCAGGCTTGAAAGGGAGGTGCCCACTCAACCGCTTATGGCTGTGGCTCAGTCGCGTGAGGACAACGTTAGAGTTTCGGGTGGATCACCTTCATCGAATTCCGGAGTTTCCAACGGCGTTAACGGAGTACAAACTGTGATGTTTAATTCTAAATATTTGAAGGCAGCACAGGAGCTTCTTGATGAAGTTGTTAAGGTACAGAAGGTAACAAAGATTGTAGCTGAATTAGCAGAGGGAGCCCAGAGAATCGGAGAGCCCTCAGGCGCCGCTGGCTCTGGCGGCGGAGGAagagaagaaagtaaaaaaggTGGGGCTGAACTCACTACAGCAGAGAGACAAGAAATTCAGATGAAGAAAGCAAAGCTTGTTAACATGCTCGATGAGGTAAGCAGCTTAAATGACACATTTGATGATGTATTGATGCTGTAACAGTCACCATACAGAAAATTACTGTGATTTGTCACCGGAAACTTTTCAAAATCAAGGTAAaaagcttcttttttttttttgaatttcggTTTCATAAAGATTGAAAAACGGGAAAAGTACGGATAAACACCAGGTGGCAAGTagtatttatgatttaaaacgaacaagaataaaaattaatgGGTTTTCCAATCGATTTATTTTCcttgtttcttgaaaatatattttattaatttcttgattcgAAGGTGGAGCAAAGATACAGGCAATACCACCACCAGATGCAGATAGTAATCTCTTGGTTTGAACAAGCAGCAGGAGTTGGTTCTGCTCAAACTTACACTGCCCTGGCTTTGCAAACAATTTCGAAGCAATTCCGGTGCCTTAAAGACTCGATCTTGGGCCAAATCAGAGCAGCAACGAAAAGCTTAGGCGAAGAAGAAAGCTTCGGAGGAAAAACCGAAGGCTGGAAACTTAAATACGTCGATAATCAGATCCCACAGCAACGAGCCTTACAGCAATTGGGAATGATCCAGCACAATGCTTGGAGACCCCAGCGAGGTTTACCCGAACGATCTGTTTCTGTTCTTCGTGCCTGGCTCTTCGAGCACTTCCTCCACCCGTGAGTTTGGCGATTGCGAAATCATGGTGTAATATTTTTTGGTTGGATTTCAGATTAATTTTCGATGCTTACGagtcttgttttatttttatccaaaatgaGCAGATATCCGAAGGATTCAGACAAGCTAATGCTTGCTAAACAGACGGGGCTAACCAGGAGCCAGGTAGTGTAGCTAGACATCTTGAATTCTTGATCAATTAACGTTCTGCTTGATTTTGGGTAAAGAAATTTAGTTGGTTTGCTTTGAATCAGGTGTCGAATTGGTTCATCAATGCTCGGGTTCGATTATGGAAGCCAATGGTAGAAGAAATGTACCTGGAAGAGACTAAAGAACAGGAAAAAACGGGATCAGAGAATAAGTCTCAAGACGAAGATTCAATCTCAAAGAACACAGCTACACAAGCCAAGAATCCAATGTTTGAAAATCAAAACAGCAGCAGAAACGAATCTGCATCTGTATCAACTTCCACCGTTTTCACGTCCCCTAGCGGATTAAAGAACAACTCAGATTTCCACCTCATTGGATCATCTGAAATGGTAAACTTTACTCAAAAGAGTCCCAAAAAATCGAGAATTCCATCTACAAACATGGACTCAAAGCGCACAATTCTTGCCAACGAGCATATGTCATTGAAATTTGGTATCGAAAGGCAGAGTAGAGATGAGTTCACATTAATCGGTGCACCCACGAATTTTATCGGAGGGTTTGGTTCTTATCCGATGGGGGAACTCGGAAGGTTTGGAGACGAGCAATTTCAGGCACCATATTCCGGCAACGGTGTATCTCTAACACTTGGTCTTCCACACCAAAACTTTATGCCGAATCAAAGCATTCAACTCGAAAGAGGCGGAGGCGACTCAAACGATTTTGGTGGCATGATAGTGTAGAGTATACATTACATATTTAGTATAAGTATAtataatttacataataaataCATACATTTTTTAATAGAACCATTTGAGTTCTTGGGGACAGCTTAGGATTTTAGTCTTTAGAGGATATATTGTCGGGGTTTGTATATTACTTTTGTTGCTGCTGATATATAGATGATTGTGGTAATCAATGtggataataataaaataagaaacTAGTGATTTTGGGTGGTGTATGCAAGAATAAATCTTGATCATCGATCTTTCCGgactttatatatttttgatttgaAATTCCCATTGTTTTCAATAGAAATAAAGTGAAATGTCATGTTATATAAGTTTAGCTAGTGTACGCAGATCGATGAATTTGACAAGGAAATTGATTTAAAGAGCTAGCACAAATCCATTGGTACTGCGTaataaattttgtaattatgaatttatttatattcGAGGCCAAtgactttctcaatcattttTTACTATAATATGTATTTAGATATACAAGCATTCTTTCCgtaaaataatatgttttcttgtgtagttttaaaaatatttcagagGACCTGTTCATCAATATACACTCAAAACTTCAGCTATAACCCGATTAGTGCTCTCCATGAAGTCAATCTTGTCGAGCCTATAGCACTCAGAATTTCTATTTAGTATGCTTGATTTTGTTGGATGTCTCGTATCGACTAAATTaagttattaaaaattttatacgtGGACTTAAACAATTctctttttttgaaataaagTTAAATCATATCCATGATCTTAACACGGTATCAGAGTCAGGACCCACCGTTATATGTTGGACTTGACTTGTGGATCACTCACTAATATCTTATAAGCTCCATGTCCCAATTGTTAATTCTTGGAAGTTAGAGGGATGTATTAGATGTTTCACATCGGCTGATTTAAGTTcttaaaattgtatatataaatttacaCGGTCATCCCCTTTGAGCTAGCTTTTAGGATGGAATTAGGTTCAAATCTCACATcgacttaattaatttttaaaagttgtaTATATAGACTTCGGTAATTCTCTCTCTTGAGTTAGCTTTTGAGGTTGAATTATATTCTAAGTGCGTGATCAAATTTTGACTACTAGATTTGTTTTTAAGTCAATATGTAATAACATGCCATCTGAACTTGATTATGTTGCATCCCTATCCAACCTACGCAAGCTATGATGGTTGATGTAATGGAcctaacaattaaaaaaatatcgaaaaagAGAAAACATTAGTAAAGCCGATCATCAATTGCATGTTATGGATCGAATCCGATGGCTAATTAAGACCCTTATCCTTGAATTTGTTATGGTTTTATACGTTCAAGATGATGCAAGTGACAAGGACATTGtcctatattttttttcttgaaaccaTTAGTTCACATTTTCTGCTTCATGTATATTgtctattttatatattttgagaGTTGAATTCTGATTCGGTCCAGTCTTCTACAGCTATTTATTGGCCTTAAATTGTTTCTTACATTATCTTTTACGACTATACTGTCTATACACAGACCAATATTGTTGAAGCTTTGCATTGACTTGATTTGGTTGTTAAATAAATCAGAGATTAAAAAAACGATGGAAAATTAGAGCAACTGCAAAACTGGTCCCAATCTTATGTTAACAttcacaagaaaaaaaaattaaataaatattatacaacTGAATAAAACGGACATGAAAAAGTATTCCTACAGCACAAAATTCTCAGTAACAGATGTTGCTGGTATGACACTCAAAATAATTACACGGAATGGCATGTCTACATAAGTTTTAACTAGTAATTCATATTTTCAGACTAAGCTTGATGCACGAATCTTGTGATGTACAACGGCATTCCACATTCTAACCATAAGTTGGGACATGAAAATCTAATCGAATAACGATTAAATAAAAGTGAAGAAATCATACTTGACTGGTACTTTGATGGCTTCCATCTAACAAAGCTAGTCTTCTCTTTGAAACTTTCGACCGGTAACACCACACTTCAAATGCCTCAGTCAAGTCTGGATACCGAATTTCCTTACTGTCTAaccattctctcaaaatttcagCTTGGTCACCAGAGGGCAACGTTAAGATTATAGACACCAATGATGACTCCAAAGATTGCCAAAGCTCGCAATCAAATTTCACCAACAAATTATTGTCTTCGTCAGAAGAAAAAGAATCCGTCAAAGGCTTCATCATCCTTATGTATGGAAGCCAGGTCATAACCATTTGAAGGCGTTCTAGGGGAGGCAAAACTACAGTTCCATACGCTATTGCTTCCAACACTTTAGTAGTCACTTCAAGGGCTTTCACCTTTATTCCATTTAATTCATCTATGGGACATGATTGCTCTGAAATTTTCACTATATTTGCCGATGTATCCACCCATATGTGAATAAATTCTCTTGAAATTTCCAATTTTGCAGCTATTTGAGAAGCCCATAACAAATCGGTTAAATATGACAGGAATAATTCCATTTGTCTTGGTTCGGGAACTAATTCTTGGAAATCACATACCAAAGACTTGACAAGATCAACAAATCTTGATAAAAGTCTGTGGACACATTGGCTGGCTTCAAATTTAATCACATCATCAGCTGTTAATAAAGGTGCATCATCGTCCTCGGTTAGCATGTATTCAAGCTGCTCCTGAGCTGAAGTTTTCAGATCATTCATCAAAGATGGGGGTGATGATGTGGCAAATCGAATGGCTGACAGAAAAATCTTCACCACAGCCGAAGGATTGACTGGCTGGAGACGAGCAAGTATTGGTTCTGCTTGTGACCCCATGCCTGGTATGATTTTTAGAATTTCTTCTTCCTCGGATTCCTCCCACGGAACAGCTTCCAAATAGCCCACACAGGTTGAAACAATTTGTGGGCAACCAAGCTCGACAGCCACACGAAGTGTGCCAAGTGCATTTTTTACGCCACACAAGTCCGTTACCAACATATCTGAAGTGATATAGAAGAGTCGGAGAACAGTAATGTGATAATCGAAGTCACGTTCTTCACAATTAACCTCAACACAATTACGTGAGTCAAGAATCTGGCATGTTGGCCAATCATCAGACAGCCGATCAGCAAAATACTTGCTTTTGCTAATGAGAATTTCCGAATGAGAGTAAATCCAATCATCACGTCCATCTTGTGTTCTTATCCTTACGACAACATCACTGGTGGATCTGTCACCAATCTTGATTGGAGTTTTCGATTCATTATCCtaagatgataaaaaaaaataccacagaAATAGTGTCAATGATTTCCCAATGAATGCATGTTCAAGGACAGGCATAAAACATAAAACAAGTCCACATATCTActgataaaaatgataaaaaggCTGTTGCT
This sequence is a window from Primulina huaijiensis isolate GDHJ02 chromosome 13, ASM1229523v2, whole genome shotgun sequence. Protein-coding genes within it:
- the LOC140991558 gene encoding BEL1-like homeodomain protein 1; this encodes MATYFHGNSEIQGSGDGLQTLILMNPTYVGFPENQPPQPPTSNNFVFLDSSNNINLPHAPPPSQIQHFVGIPLQGASATEAASSQDPYGQHDVSALHGFLSRNLYNQQIGLASARQVTRSHQGLSLSLSSQQPASHSSFRLEREVPTQPLMAVAQSREDNVRVSGGSPSSNSGVSNGVNGVQTVMFNSKYLKAAQELLDEVVKVQKVTKIVAELAEGAQRIGEPSGAAGSGGGGREESKKGGAELTTAERQEIQMKKAKLVNMLDEVEQRYRQYHHQMQIVISWFEQAAGVGSAQTYTALALQTISKQFRCLKDSILGQIRAATKSLGEEESFGGKTEGWKLKYVDNQIPQQRALQQLGMIQHNAWRPQRGLPERSVSVLRAWLFEHFLHPYPKDSDKLMLAKQTGLTRSQVSNWFINARVRLWKPMVEEMYLEETKEQEKTGSENKSQDEDSISKNTATQAKNPMFENQNSSRNESASVSTSTVFTSPSGLKNNSDFHLIGSSEMVNFTQKSPKKSRIPSTNMDSKRTILANEHMSLKFGIERQSRDEFTLIGAPTNFIGGFGSYPMGELGRFGDEQFQAPYSGNGVSLTLGLPHQNFMPNQSIQLERGGGDSNDFGGMIV
- the LOC140991104 gene encoding BTB/POZ domain-containing protein At3g05675 isoform X1, which translates into the protein MELADNESKTPIKIGDRSTSDVVVRIRTQDGRDDWIYSHSEILISKSKYFADRLSDDWPTCQILDSRNCVEVNCEERDFDYHITVLRLFYITSDMLVTDLCGVKNALGTLRVAVELGCPQIVSTCVGYLEAVPWEESEEEEILKIIPGMGSQAEPILARLQPVNPSAVVKIFLSAIRFATSSPPSLMNDLKTSAQEQLEYMLTEDDDAPLLTADDVIKFEASQCVHRLLSRFVDLVKSLVCDFQELVPEPRQMELFLSYLTDLLWASQIAAKLEISREFIHIWVDTSANIVKISEQSCPIDELNGIKVKALEVTTKVLEAIAYGTVVLPPLERLQMVMTWLPYIRMMKPLTDSFSSDEDNNLLVKFDCELWQSLESSLVSIILTLPSGDQAEILREWLDSKEIRYPDLTEAFEVWCYRSKVSKRRLALLDGSHQSTSQV
- the LOC140991104 gene encoding BTB/POZ domain-containing protein At3g05675 isoform X2, producing MELAIGDRSTSDVVVRIRTQDGRDDWIYSHSEILISKSKYFADRLSDDWPTCQILDSRNCVEVNCEERDFDYHITVLRLFYITSDMLVTDLCGVKNALGTLRVAVELGCPQIVSTCVGYLEAVPWEESEEEEILKIIPGMGSQAEPILARLQPVNPSAVVKIFLSAIRFATSSPPSLMNDLKTSAQEQLEYMLTEDDDAPLLTADDVIKFEASQCVHRLLSRFVDLVKSLVCDFQELVPEPRQMELFLSYLTDLLWASQIAAKLEISREFIHIWVDTSANIVKISEQSCPIDELNGIKVKALEVTTKVLEAIAYGTVVLPPLERLQMVMTWLPYIRMMKPLTDSFSSDEDNNLLVKFDCELWQSLESSLVSIILTLPSGDQAEILREWLDSKEIRYPDLTEAFEVWCYRSKVSKRRLALLDGSHQSTSQV